ttttggcAACTTTGGTGTGTTGCCCCCACATTGGGAAATTTAGGTAAATTGTGACGAATTTTGCATATGTGTGAAATCCGTCACAATTTATTCGTTGAGAGAATAAcagttgattttgattgatttgtgGCAGCTTTGTTACATCTTGCGCCAAATTCGCCTGATGCTAAGGTTTTTGAGGATTTTGCAAATAGTGGCAAGAAAACTAATGCTACTGCACCTTCTGCTGCTGGTAagcaaattttataaaataaagtttttattataaagtattttattctgtattaaagaatatactttgtttatttataatcttttctatttttgtcaaattaaatCAGATACATCGAGCGGAAAAGCATCagcagcaacaacaacaacgtCGACGAAAGAAGTTAGCGGTGGCGGAGGAAAGAAACAGAGTTACTGGCTAGGAGTTTTATTCACAATGGTGGTGGCTTACAATTTATCCAAGCTTTGAATTTCTACATGTATTTTTAAGGagggaaaaaaggaaaaggccAAATGTTTGTTTAGTTTTCTTCATCACACTCTTATTTGTATGTGTTCCTCAttccaaattttcatattattattattattattcctAGGATTCTCTTCACATTCTCACTTTTCATACATTTCCATTGATGTAAAAGATTGATAAGACATTTTCTATCCAACTATTAGATTGAAGGTTCGCACTGCAAAATTGTTGTCACATAATACATGGGATTGTTTTGTACTTGTGTATTTTCAAGTGTAAGAAGGAATAAGTTTAAATTcaatgttttgaaaaaaatagtggaaaaggtataaaatcaagattttataTTGGTTATGTAACTAAAAGAAGCGCAAATATCTTTCAGGCCCAAATGAGCCCAATTTTCTAGGCCCAATATATGtagtattagtatatatacatttgaTTTCTCAGTGAATATGAATATCTTTATCTTatctttgatgaaattttataaccaATATTTAGGAGTAGTTTAGTTTGACaagttagaataaaaaaaatgaatagaaaattttgaaattaaaatttttatcaacaaaggTGCACAAAGGAAAGTTGAATTGGTGAAACACttccacaattaattaattaaagatttgaATGCAACTCTGCATTATTCcacattttatctatttgtCAAAGACAGGAAAAGGGACacttttattcactttatcaTAACTTTATCGTAAATGTCAAAACCAACAACGTTTTTGTTAGTCTCGCAAAATGGCATAATAGTCGTTAAATGCAATCTTATATCTTCAATTTTGGAAGAATTGCACGTTATCTTTTCAATGACAAGTAGTGTTGAAAGCAAataatggggaaaaaaatgtatttacGTTATAagacacataaacacatacaatttgaagaaatagaCGTATTTGAGTATTTCATCTATGTATAATTTCAATTACGTATAGAAGTATGTAACATATACGATATCATAGTTACACTAAAATAGAACAAAACTCACTtgataaattgattaattcaaacacaagtaaactttaaatattagtagtaatattagtataattgtGTACATCAATAATCTTACAAATATTATCTTATAACATGTATATTGTGTGTTCACTATATTGTGAGTataagaaaatgtgtcatgATGATATAATATGTTTTGAAATGTTAATGTGGAaagattattatttaactcatattttatcatcgATTtcttattagtagtagtagtttataattttcaaatcttgaaaattAAAGCATAATTTTACTATTCCAATTATTATCACATGAAACTAATTTTATGCGATTACGtaacacttatttatttagatgACGCTTATATTGCCTTGGTATGAATTAAAACAGAGCTCCAATCCCGCTTTCATGTCACAAaaaatttcactataatttAGTATAGCGAGAAAATGCGaataattataacaaaaatacagTAGACTAGACCTGTccaaggtttaccgaaccaacggttaaaaccgaaaccgtaactgccggttacggttccgaaccgaaaccgtaagAATTTACCCAAACCGAAATCgtcgatttttgaaccgtggtttCGGTCCAggttcaaaaaatttcgaaccgaaaccttACCGGAACCGCGAAAAACCACCAGAAAACCGTGAAATCAAGTCGGAATTGCcaaaaaaccggcggttcggaatCGTAAAAAACCACCGGAAAACCGTCGGTTcagaaccgaaaccgaaaccggcggttttggaaccgtaaccgtaaccgcgaaacacctcgcggttcggttcctgttcaacaatttccaaaacccGAACCGATGGTtccgaaccgtaaccgccggttcaggaaccgtgggcacctctacAGTAGAcatgacaatatttttcaaaataattttttttttattcagcAAAGTTCATGAACTGAGTTAGCATAAAAGACATATCAGaatatctataaataaatttactcCTTATCCTCTCATTCTAGTCAAGTTACGAAGAATAGCATATTCTactcattatttaataaaataagttagagtctcataaaaaaatacattatccAAATAAGTTGGTAAAGAAAATACTAGTGAAAATAGACTACATTATTCAtactcaattatttaaataaaattgaaataattaacaCTCCATTATTTGAGTTTTCCGAGGGAAATATAATACACTCGAAACAGTTCAATTCATTTCCCTCAAGAAAAATCCATGGCGTTCAAGATCAAGCTGctctctctcctctccctcttcctcttcttctctctcccaAATTCAGCCTCCCCCACCGATCCACCATCTCCGAAGCCGACGGTCTACGAAATCCTGCCCAAATTCAGCCTCCCCAGCGGCCTCCTGCCTGCCTCCGTCGTCAACTACACTCTCTCCGACGACGGCCAATTCGAGGTCTATTTGGAGAATCCGTGCTACATACAGTTCGATTACCTCGTCTATTACGAGGAGAAGATCACCGGGAAGCTCAGCCTCGGCTCGATCGCCGATTTGAAGGGAATCCAGGTGCAGCGGCTCTACTTCTTCTGGTTCGATGTTGACGAGATCAAGGTCGACCTGCCGCCCTCCGGCAGCATCTACTTCACCGTCGGGGTCATCAACAAGGAGCTCGACGTGGATCAGTTTCTGAATGTGCGCTCTTGCAAGGATAAAGCCGTGAATTCGGTTGTTGAGGTATAATGCTGTTCTGTGATTGCCTTGAaatctagggttttggattttggattttgggggttttgaTTTCTTGATTGTTGGATTGATGATATGTTTTGAATTGGATGTTGTTTGACTGATTTGAGGGGATGTTAGTGTGTAGGGTTGCATCTTGTAGTTGAAAGGGGGCTGGTTTTGTGggatttatgatttttttggtcAAGAAAGTGTGATATGTGAAGTTGGAGAATGGTTTTGCTTTATTGATTGATCCTAATTTGATATGGAATTACTCTTCATCACTGTGATAAGTCTGTTTTAGTTGCTGTGTGTTGATTTTAACCCTCAATAGATTGATGTATATGAATTTGTGGTACGAATTGCTCGCTTCTCAAGTAAGAAATTGTGTTCTAAAACAGAGGAGTTTGAAATTTAGAACATCATGAAGGAACATGTAGATCTAGAGGTGTATGAGAGGTGGAACGTAACTCCACTCGATGCTGTATTTTGTCGATTGTTAGGTGCATTGAGGAATTTTTGTGTTCTTAGCACAAAGATAGGTTGTATGGTTGGTATGAGAGTTCGCTCGTGTAGTTGAGTTATAGTATTAGATGTCGTGtgaaaaaagatttaaaaacaCAGTATGTATTCGCCAAAATAAGCCGCTACATAACGCAAATTCAAGATTTCAGGTTTGAGCAACTGATGTTCCTATTCTAGTAAGAAACTATTGTGGTGTTTGAGAATCAACCATTACGATACAATGTGAATGCATTTTTCGTGTAAGGATACACTGCCAGCAGCTCTGGAGTCACACCTACTTCTTGACAGAATGTTTTGGATGGAGATAATTGCTGCACTTCTTCAAATCTATAACAGAAACACATGATGAAATTTAGAGCTGCTAGGATGTTAGAGATTCAAGTTTTGTAATAGCATCTGCTAAGTTTGTCTGTTTTTTTTGCAGATTACAGCTTCAGTTGATGACATCCCGATGCTTATGACCGAGTAGCCTCAGCTGAAAGTAAGCTCCATATCTGAGGATTCTGCGATGCACTACTACTATTCACTATTGTAAGTTTTAGTATAAGTAGCTAAGCTCAAGCTGTCTCTCTCTTTTACACGAGGAAGCAAGGAGGTCGCATTTTATGTACTACGATCGAACGTTTGTGTGACTCCGAGATCTGAGTATCTGAAGTTGAACCTTGTACTGTAATATGATTGTGAATGAAATCTGCAATAATATTGTCCTACATTTCATGgcaaagatttaaaaatacaCTTTGAAGTTTGAATCTGTAACAAGTACTATTAAATGTTGCTTTACCAATGGAAATGGACACCTGCCTAATTCTATTGGTCAACCagattttttcttaaataagtaaaatatcatgttttatgtacatattgaaatttcaaaaaatataatataaaaattcataataattttattttctattgatACATTAGTTTGCCTACATACTAgagataataaataaagatgacAAACGTAtgcaagaaaatgaaatagatattgaataaatagtaggatatgttgattttttataaaggTAATTATTCAAATAGTAATATTGAATAATCGTGACAACTGCTTAGTGGGTGCCATTAAAGAGTGGAAGTTGACATGAATGGGCTTGTCATGTTTGATTAGCACTCAAGTTTATAAATCTGAGCCCAATTCGATTTGGTTCCTAGTACACTTGAAGTATAAACTTAAATTGTGAAAAATTTAAAGTGATTTAAAATGAATCCCTCACTTTGAATAAATTCGTGATATTGGTTCGTATTCCATAggcaacaaaaaatttaattttttgatttataaagTTTGCAAGTCAtgcacttttatatatattttttttataatttcaattagttttagtttatagTAAGTATGATAGAATATGGTCGTCATCGTGACTTGTATATTTCCAAGTCACGCTCTTATGCTTTATTCACAACTTGACCACGTAAAGTAGATATACTTCGAATTTATTACAACATCCACAATGGGTCGACGGTGTATTCATATTTAGACTTTGTCTAATATGATGTCAACCTTGTCTATTTAGGACTCGTTTGATAAAAATGAtgggatatgagaagatatgtaaaacaagataagaaatacgaGCTTCATGTTaagatatgcaaagatatgatttcttttcgttgttgtttgatagaaaagaaattatctaaatttgaaTTGTATATTACAtaacatggcttaacttgacaaattggtgggATAAATAAACAaggttaatgttataattttggtaagattagATAGGGCCCTGGTCTTATATTGggctttgagttaagcttaactatgatatcaaacaattagaaatgtccatatataattctctatcttggtattactaacttatcaaacatgcCCTTAGTCTAAATTAGACAACATATTTAGACAAAAATAGACTCCAcgtaaaaaaatatgttactcCACAACATATTTAGACTTaatctaattttggtggacatCCCAACATGGTAAAACtagtttatttttgtggacgaagggagtatttcataatttggcaaggtatttgatttatatccaCACCATATATGATATATGTATGTATCATCATATATAATAGAGTATGATAACCGATAATGAAGGTGAAGGAGTGACCAATTGAGCGATGATGAAGTTGATCTAACTCCATAATAGCCCACGAGCCCCATCATCAAGGTGCACTAGCCCAATTCCAAGAGTTTCTGCATCGACGGGCTTCAATGCTCAAGGAACGCGCCTACATGCAACTCCAGCGAAATTTGATCGATTAAATTTGTACCTGTAATCGTTGAAGTTTActtgtagttttttttctgcgtttctaaaattatgtaAGTTTTAATAACGTGTTTTTAAATCTATgctattttgcaattttattgtACATTTGTTAACTTAAATACAtgaaaataagtataaaaaataatacatcaTCCTTCCAACATTAATTGCCACAAGTTGGACTCAGTTCAGATTTTATGATATGTAACCGAAAGTGGATGGAAAACTCAATGAAACGTggatttactttttttatattagttttataataaatttgagtGAAACGAGTTAGTGGAATACAAATTCTCCACTAAAAAAGTAGCACTCCCTCCGTTCggtagttgaatcatttttttttcggcacttgttttagaaaaatgataataaatagttaaagtggagaaaaaataaagtaagagagagaataatatagataaaacTCTTATCTACCTTATTATGTCACCTACttaactcattttccattttaactatttattagtacttttttgcaaaacgagtgcagaaaacgaaatgactcaattacaGTTGAAcatagggagtaaaaaataaggATAATAAGTATTGAcagatgaataaaaaaaactaatgacAAACAATGGCGGACATATAAAGTTGCCTTATTGTAGGTGTTGTGccagaaattaaaaatactgacatggaagaagaaaaatatattcaatccacgaaaaatagtttcattttgccattttagaatgtccataaaaaaatagtctcatttctataAAGGGAAACTTTCACTCTCATCTTTACCTTCCTTTTATCCataactctcttaatttatctactttttcttctttgctcTTTTCTTTAcgtactttttctccttctctcttactgtATCAAATTTCCGATTACAACTTGTGTCATTCCACAAATAAGACTATTTGTGTGGACCTGTGGTAGATTTTGAGGCTTATATTTGAGGTCGTATAGTGCATGCTCTAATACATTGCTCCTTTCATCCTTGCGTACAAGATTCATATTAGTAGTTTCTTGTTTagataaattcaattaaaaaaaataaattcaattaaaaaaaatcaaatcactTTATTCCGGCCAAATAAACAAACTCTTGTCATCTCGTGCAGGTGGATTAATAGTtgaattacaatattttaatgaatatgaTTACCTGTACTGTCTCAATTTAATAAGTTTTCAAAAGACTATCATGCATATTATGGATATGGAGTACTAATCTTTACTGGAGATGCCTTAAAtaccaattattaaaaaaaaaaacaattttatttctttttccttctgaTTAACCTCAAAAAAGAACAATGCCCATTTGATTAACCTCAAAATCTAAATTTCCCAACCcaaattttttctctctttacaAGTCTTTACAAGCTAAGCAATAACACTTTACaataatctctctctctctctctaaattgaGTCAAGCTTGAAGCACCTGACAATGCACAATGTGAGTCTTCAAACCACTTCTCCCAGCAATGGTAGACCACAGGTTGGTGAATAGGTTCCTAAAATGGCCCTTACTGGCTATGTTTTCCCATATCTGCGGGTTGCTCTCGACTCGTCTGTCCGGGTTCGCCACGTCCACCATGCTGATGCTCATGTTGTTCCGGATTATACACAGCTTCCCGTTGAGGGGCACGAGCGCTGCAGCCTCGAGGGCACGGGAGTTCCCGAGGTGGACCTTGCTGTCGATGAACCTGTTCCACGTGTCCGACCCCTCGTCGTACACCCTCAGCTTGCACCCGTCCCGGCAGTCCAGGGCGTACAGCTTCCCGTTCATCGAGATGCTCGGGTTGCGCCACCCTGCCACCATCCCATCGTTGATCGGGCTCCACGCGTTCGTCTCCGGGACGTACGCCTCGCTCAGCACCTCCCGGTGGGCCCCGAGCCCCTTCAGAAACCACTTCCCGTCGAACACGACCCCGATGAACGGCACCATCGCCGTGCTCATGTCGGCGATGAAGCTCCACCGGTTCCGATTCGGATCGTAAACCTCCGCCGATCGAAGAGTTCGTTGGATCCCTTCGCATTCCCCTCCGGCCACGTAGAGGCAGTTGTTGATGACGCACGACCCGAAGAAGTGGCGTCTCCGGAGCATATCCGGCGCGCGATGCCATTTGTTCGTCCGAGCGCTGTAGAAAATGACCCGTCTCATCGATCCCTTTAGCGGGTCTTTCCCGCCGAATAAGTACAGGTGGCAGCCGCTAAGCACGGCGCAGCCGAACCCAAGAGCCCCACTGTACTCGGGTGGAACGGGCGGGAGAGGCTGCCAGAGTTGGTAGGTAGGATCGAAAGCATGCCACGAGATTCGCCCATCGCGGTCCCGTTTCATCACGTATACCCATTCTTCTGCCATGCCAAGACTCTTCCTCAGAGAGTAGAAGAAGTTCCCGGCTAGGAGCTTGAACCACCGTTTGCAAACTAGACGGAGTTTATTGTGTTCGACACGAGGGACGCGAATCAGGCAAGCAATTGCAAGATCATCAGGCAGTCCTGGTAGAAGCGGTGGCTGCACCCTGTTCCTCTCCCGACGGGAGTTCTTTGTCTTGTGTGCACGAGGGTTGATATCCGGCTGAATGCACAGTTTAGAACCCGGGACAAATTTTCTCGCCCCGACAACTGTTTTTAAACCCGAATCCACCTTGCAGTAACATGATACAGAATCAACCTGCAAAACATTTCCAATCCACGAGAAGTTCAATTAGCATTAAGAACTCCATTTCACCAGACTACACGTACGATACCTAGGCTATTAGACTCGGTGGAAAAATCATATCTCCTATACATTATGCACCACAGCAGATGAACACTTCGAAAACAATCATAAATAGAGAGATACATCACCAGAAACATAAAAAGTTCTTTCACCAATTTTTGCAAACATCATATTCCAAGAATTCTAGTTTCTACTGCAAATTGCTCAAGGTGAAGGGATCACATGAGTAGAGCAGGTAGTGGTCTTAGATTAGAAGAGGAAGGATAGAGGCTTTACATTCTATCGAAATttgacatttcttttcttattcgGCTGATTGTCTTTAGCTAATGCCATAAACTCGGGCAAGAGCTGAAGATTCACACGACCAGTGAAACAGTTCCACTATTCACCATCAAGGATGACTGTAACCGAATTTGGGCAAAATATCTCAAGGAAGACAAAGATCCAACTACTACAGAAGTCCAGTTATTCTCAACACAAAAGCATCATAACTCTCAAACTCGTCGCCCTCTTTAACAAAAATCTCATCTTAAAGATGTCTTTTATTCAATACCTTGTCTCTAATGTGCACTTCAAGATTTAACAAACGTCCGAATGTGATTGATTTTCAATCATAAATCAAAGTTAGTTCCCTTGAGATATCACTCACATGGATCGACAAATTTAGCCATGAGTTAGGCATATGGTTCATTATTAAGCACACCTAACATATGTAACAGGAATTCCTCTATCTTTCAGCTCT
The nucleotide sequence above comes from Salvia hispanica cultivar TCC Black 2014 chromosome 5, UniMelb_Shisp_WGS_1.0, whole genome shotgun sequence. Encoded proteins:
- the LOC125186768 gene encoding uncharacterized protein LOC125186768 — encoded protein: MAFKIKLLSLLSLFLFFSLPNSASPTDPPSPKPTVYEILPKFSLPSGLLPASVVNYTLSDDGQFEVYLENPCYIQFDYLVYYEEKITGKLSLGSIADLKGIQVQRLYFFWFDVDEIKVDLPPSGSIYFTVGVINKELDVDQFLNVRSCKDKAVNSVVEITASVDDIPMLMTE
- the LOC125187081 gene encoding F-box/kelch-repeat protein At1g55270-like, coding for MSMEQTVERSPNGQRVFRVQPPLVDSVSCYCKVDSGLKTVVGARKFVPGSKLCIQPDINPRAHKTKNSRRERNRVQPPLLPGLPDDLAIACLIRVPRVEHNKLRLVCKRWFKLLAGNFFYSLRKSLGMAEEWVYVMKRDRDGRISWHAFDPTYQLWQPLPPVPPEYSGALGFGCAVLSGCHLYLFGGKDPLKGSMRRVIFYSARTNKWHRAPDMLRRRHFFGSCVINNCLYVAGGECEGIQRTLRSAEVYDPNRNRWSFIADMSTAMVPFIGVVFDGKWFLKGLGAHREVLSEAYVPETNAWSPINDGMVAGWRNPSISMNGKLYALDCRDGCKLRVYDEGSDTWNRFIDSKVHLGNSRALEAAALVPLNGKLCIIRNNMSISMVDVANPDRRVESNPQIWENIASKGHFRNLFTNLWSTIAGRSGLKTHIVHCQVLQA